In Paenibacillus stellifer, the DNA window GCTTCCGTATATCGCGGAGGCGGCTGTGTGAAATGCTGCTTCGGGTCGATTTCCTTAACAGAGAGCTTATCCCCCGATTGAAGCTGGGGCAAATATTTCTCTTCCTCCGTCGTTCCGTCGTCGTTCCCTTCCACATAAACCTTCATGAAGCCTGGAAACGACACTTTGGAGCCGACCGCCCGGAAAATGGCATCGCCCGCCTTGATATCCACCGACAGCGTATCGAGTACGGCAGAAGCCATCTGACTGGAGACAAAACGTTCCCAGATCAGCTTATACAGTCTGAATTGGTCGCGGCTGGTGAACTCTTTAACGGATTCCGGTTCCCGCAGGGCCGATGTCGGACGAATCGCTTCATGCGCATCCTGGGTCCCGGCCGCTTTCTTCGAATATTGGCGTGGAGTCTCCGGCAAGAAGTTCTCGCCGTACTTGCCTGTAATCAGCTCCCGGGCTTCATCCTGTGCCGTAGTCGAGATCCGGGTGGAGTCCGTACGCATATACGTGATGAGACCAACGGTTCCTTCCTTGCCAAGCTCCACACCCTCGTACAGCTGCTGCGCGACGGACATGGTCTTGGCCGCCCGGAAGCCCAGCTTGCGGGCCGCCTCCTGTTGAAGTGAGCTTGTCGTAAACGGCGCCGACGGGTGACGCTGTCTTTCTTTCTCCTTCACTTCGGAGACAATAAAGTCGGAGCCTTCAATCGCTTGTAATACTTTCTGTACGTCGCTCTCCTTGCCAAGTTCCAGCTTTTCACCGTTCAGCTTATAAAATTTCGAGTCGAACAAGGTGTCCCGGATGGCAAGCTTAGCCGTAATCGTCCAGTATTCCTCAGGCACGAAGGCCGAGATTTCATTCTCACGGTCCATAATGATCTTAACGGCAACGGATTGCACGCGACCTGCGGAGAGGCCTTTTTTGACTTTCTTCCATAAAAGAGGACTGATCTTGTAGCCCACGAGCCGGTCCAGAATGCGTCTGGCCTGTTGGGCATTGACAAGGTCCATGTTGATTTTGCGGGGAGTCTTGAATGCGTCCTTCACTGCCTGCTTGGTGATTTCGTTAAAGACAACCCGACAATCCTGGGTATCGTCCAGTTCGAGAGCATGCGCCAGATGCCAGGCGATCGCTTCTCCTTCGCGGTCCGGGTCAGCCGCCAGATATACTTTTTTAACTTTTTTGCTCGCATCCTTAAGCTCTTTCAACACAGAGCCTTTCCCGCGGATTGTAATGTATTTGGGATTGAAGCCATTTTCGACTTCCACGCCGATCTGGCTCTTGGGCAGGTCGCGAACATGTCCCATCGATGCTTTTACGATATATTTGCTGCCTAAATATTTGCCAATCGTCTTCGCCTTGGCCGGCGACTCGACAATGACCAATGAATCCGCCACAGAATCGTCCTCCTAAAAGTTTTGTAAGCGTTGCTCCTTGAATGTTCTTCGCAAAACTGACTTCGGAAGCACGTGCTTAGTTTTGTAAGCGTTGCTTCATGAATGTTCTTCGCAAAACTGACTTCGAAAGCATCCGCTAAGTTTTGATAGCACTACTCGCTGAAATTACTTCGTTAAATTGATTCAGAAGCATTCGCTTAATTCCCAAAGTGCTGCCTCTTTGTTCTGACATCGCAGAATTAGATTCGGAAGCAGGCGCTTCGTTTTGTTTACATAGCCACTTGTATGTTCTTCGTAGAACTTTCTTCGGAAGCAAGCGTTAAAATTGTTATAATAACTTCCCTGAAATCACTAAGCAAAGTCACTGCGATAGCACCCTCACGTATCGAAAGCATAATCCTCCGACCTTAGTTTGTCAGCAACCAGCAGCCGATTATCAGGTGCTCGATCAACCAGTGGATGCTGCATTGCTGCACACTTGATTGCGATCTATAGACTAAGCCTTTACAGCTGGTTCTCTCTCTCGCATCCTGTCCTATCCAAGGGGAATTGAAACCAAGTTCCCTATCCTATCACTTTATATACCGAGCCTGGAAGGGATGTTACCGCTTTTTTTACGATTAAAGATAACAGAACCGAATGCAAATGTCCAAAATCGAGCCCGGTCTTCTCCAGAAGCTCATCCAATGTACATGGCTCCTGATGCAGTATATGGTATAGGCGAAGCTCAGCACTTGTCAAATTCTTTTCCGGCTGAAGACGGTTGGAATCTGTTTGTAAGACCGATGAATCGCCACTACTTTTCTCTTTTTCAGGAATATAATGGCTGTAAAGATCCAGAATATCGCTCGCTTCCGTAACCAATCCAGCCCCCTGTTTAAGCAGTTCAAGTGTCCCTCTGCTCTTGGGAGAAGTAATAGGTCCAGGAACGGCAAACACATCGCGGTTGGATTCAAGCGCTGCTGCCGCTGTAATTAGAGAGCCGCTGCGGTTATCCGCTTCCACCACAAGAGTTCCAAGGGTCAATCCGGCAATAATCCGGTTGCGCTGCGGGAATAACCCCGGATGGCTCTTCGTCCCAAAAGGGTATTCTGTCACGACAAGCCCATGACGTACAATGCGTTCCATAAGCTCCCGGTTCTCCGGGGGATACACCTTGTTCATCGGTGTCGCCATTACCCCAATTGTTCCTCCAGCCCGCTGCAAGGAGGCCTCATGACATACGCTGTCAATTCCGCGTGCCAATCCGCTAACAACGCTCAGACCTCCAT includes these proteins:
- the topA gene encoding type I DNA topoisomerase yields the protein MADSLVIVESPAKAKTIGKYLGSKYIVKASMGHVRDLPKSQIGVEVENGFNPKYITIRGKGSVLKELKDASKKVKKVYLAADPDREGEAIAWHLAHALELDDTQDCRVVFNEITKQAVKDAFKTPRKINMDLVNAQQARRILDRLVGYKISPLLWKKVKKGLSAGRVQSVAVKIIMDRENEISAFVPEEYWTITAKLAIRDTLFDSKFYKLNGEKLELGKESDVQKVLQAIEGSDFIVSEVKEKERQRHPSAPFTTSSLQQEAARKLGFRAAKTMSVAQQLYEGVELGKEGTVGLITYMRTDSTRISTTAQDEARELITGKYGENFLPETPRQYSKKAAGTQDAHEAIRPTSALREPESVKEFTSRDQFRLYKLIWERFVSSQMASAVLDTLSVDIKAGDAIFRAVGSKVSFPGFMKVYVEGNDDGTTEEEKYLPQLQSGDKLSVKEIDPKQHFTQPPPRYTEARLVKTLEELGIGRPSTYAPTLETIQKRGYVAIEEKKFMPTELGELIIEQMEQFFPEILDVEFTAHMEGDLDHVEEGVEDWVKVLGEFYESFEKRLEVAEEEMKEIEIVDEVSDEICEKCGKPMVYKLGRFGKFLACSGFPECRNTKPIIKDIGVECPKCHEGKVVERRSKKGRVFYGCDHYPECDFVSWDKPSAKPCPECGSWMIEKRNKQGVKLQCTSCDHSEVLEENEEEAAE
- the dprA gene encoding DNA-processing protein DprA, which encodes MNKRDILLGLHEVEGIGWKSIDKIRKAGFLSDLAFELKQEDWEDIGLTPKLSAKLAERFTPEWVSERIRQNGSAGIGCITLLDAGYPVRLKEIAQPPWVLYFRGREELMHAPGIAIVGTRVPTAYGRRVGSVLAEELADGGLSVVSGLARGIDSVCHEASLQRAGGTIGVMATPMNKVYPPENRELMERIVRHGLVVTEYPFGTKSHPGLFPQRNRIIAGLTLGTLVVEADNRSGSLITAAAALESNRDVFAVPGPITSPKSRGTLELLKQGAGLVTEASDILDLYSHYIPEKEKSSGDSSVLQTDSNRLQPEKNLTSAELRLYHILHQEPCTLDELLEKTGLDFGHLHSVLLSLIVKKAVTSLPGSVYKVIG